GACCTCCTGGGTCTCGTCATAAAGATATGGGAAGCGAAAGCCCAGCCGTTCCGCCTGCTTCTTCATCTCCTCCGGGGAATCCTCGGGATACGCTGTGACATCATTCGATGAGATAGCCACAATCCCAATCTTCCCTTCGTAATCTTTACCGATACGCGCCAGCCCTTCTTCCACATGCTTTACGTAAGGGCAATGGACGCAGATAAACATCACAAGCAGTCCCTTGCGCTCTGCGGCAACATCGTCGCGCCCGACGGCCTTACCCGTAACTACATCGGTCAATTCGAATGGCGGAGCCACCGTGCCCAGCTCGACCATCGTCGATTGCGTTCTCGCCATAACTCCTCCAGGTGCTCGAACTATTCTAAGCGGTTCGGATTAAACTCAGCTCATGGTCATTCACACCTTCCTCTTTCGCTGGAAGCCCAATGTCACCTCCAGTCAGAAACAACGCGTTCTCGAAGAGATCCAGGCGCTTCAGAGACAGATTCCTGGCCTGCTCGAGGTCTATGTCGGGCACAATTTCTCTCCTCGTTCGCAGGGGTATGCGTTTGGTGGTGTCATGAAGTTCGCTGATCGTACTACTTTCGATGCCTACAACGATCATCCTGCGCACCAGAAGCTCTTAAGCTGGCTGATGCCTCTGATCGAGCCGGTTGAAGTCGACTTCGAAATTTAATCCGATACTTCACGCAGCATGATTCCTTCTCGCACACTTCCCGGAGGCCGCACCCGCCGCAGCGATCTTCCTGTTGGCCCCAGCGGTCTTCCACTTTGTCGCTGGTGCGAGCTTGAGATCGTTGCGAAACGCCGTCGGACCTTCTGCAGCGACTATTGCGTACACCAGTGGCGCCTGCGTACTGATCCCGGATATCTTCGCGATCAGGTCTTCGCTCGCGATCGTGGCCATTGCGCCACCTGCGGAATCGACACTATGGCCGCCTACGCTGCACTCAAGCGCGCACGAGGAGTGGCGCGCGAGGCCGGGCTTCGCCTCTATGGCATGAAGACCATCTCAAGTCGTCGCAGCCTTTGGGACGCCGACCATATCGTTCCGGTCGCAGAAGGAGGAGGCCAGTGCGACCTCGACAACCTTCGTACGCTCTGCCTGCTATGTCATCGCGAAGCGACGGCACAATTGAGGGTCCGGCTTCAACAGAAGAAGAGCAAGGTAACGAACTCGTCTCCCGCCGATTAAAAAGATCGTGACTTGTCTACGGTCCGCTCTGTTATCGTTGCTTCCACCCCTGGGTCTTAAATTCAAAATGCACGTATGCTGCTGTGCGTGTGATCGCACATGGCAGGAGGCTTCATGGCATCATCTCCGGAATCCCCATTTGATCCGGTCTTTCAAGAAGCGGAGTTGCGCGATGGTGCTGCCAAAGCCTACTGTGACCGGCTCGCGCAACAGATCAAGGTGCATCACACGGCTCTTGCTCCCCATACGGCCAAGAGCGCATTCGCGCAGTCCTGGGCAGAGGCCTTCCCCCATGCCGTTCCTGAACTGGAATCGGCAGCCCAGGAACATATTGCGACACTCCTCCACACCACGCCACGAGCACAGGCGCGCATGGCGACGCTCATCGAATATCCACCCGCCAAATGGCTCCTCGAGCAGGAACTTGCGGCGAAAGGTCACTGGCCTCCCGTCGATCCCGCCAAAGACGCTTATGCCGTAGCCGATCAGCTCGGTCTCGCCGGCATTTGTTTCTCCGGCGGAGGAATCCGCAGCGCAACTTTCAATCTCGGCATCCTGCAGGGTCTTGCTGCCGCTGGCCGTCTCAAATCCTTCGACTATCTCTCCACTGTCTCCGGCGGAGGGTACATCCACCAGTTCCTCGCCTCCTGGATCGCCTGCGAGAACATCGAGAAGGTTCAGCAGCAGTTGCAGCCGCTTCCCGGACCTCCCGCTACGCGTGACTTTTGGCCCGAGCCTCTGCGCTGGCTGCGCCGCTACTCCAACTACCTCACGCCGCGAACCGGCTTGTTTACTGCCGATACCTGGGTTGCCTTCGCGATCTGGGCGCGCAATACCTTCCTCAATCAGATCGTCCTGATCTCGTCGATTCTGCTCGTGCTTCTGTTGCCCCACTTCTATCTCAGCTCGCGCGGGCGAGTAGCTCACTTTCTCCTCGATCATGGAATCGTAACGGCGGCGATCGTCTTCGGAGGTTTTCTCTTCGCCTCCTGTGTCATCTTTTTTACCCAGCTCAAACATCCGTCGTCCGATCACTGCCATCCCGTCGAAGAGGCCGGCTTTGGCCAGGGCGGGGTGCTTGGACTGGTCTTCGCTCCCATCCTGCTCTCCATACTCGTCTTGTGTCCGTATCTCTACCGCTCCTCCTTCTGGGCGGGGAACCGGCTTCCTGAAACCACGCCTCATTCCACGTCGGAGGTTCGTCACTGGAACCGTGTGCATCGCGTGATCGGCACAGTTGCCTGGCCAGAGAACACCGGCATCGTCCCCCCCAGCACTCGTGTCTACATCAGCCATCTCCATCGGCTGGCCCAGAGAGAAGCCAAACCCACTCAAAACCCGGCTGCCACGAAGCCTTCGATCCCACCCCCTGGCGAGCCGGATGCGATGGCGAATATCCATGCCTGGCAGTCCGCCTATTCCTTCCACTGGTGGAGACCCTTTACCGGATTCGATGAAGACACCTCTACTTCCTGGGTCTTTACCGCCCTGCTCGCTGGAATCGCTCTTCTGGTTTTCTCAGCAATGCGCGCCATTCCGAAAAATTGGCGAAGGCTCATCGTCCTTCTCGGTATGGCTGGCGCCGTGGGATGCGGCTACGTCCTCATCCATCTCTCCCGGCTGGCCATCTTCATCGTCTCGTTCTTTCTGCCCCTTGAGCATGTCACGCGCACCGCGATTCCGCTGCTGCCATGGCTTGGCTTGACCATCGTTTTCGTCTCCATCGAGATTGCAGGCGGTCTCGTCGGCAACCTCGTCGATGGTTCAGTCCGGGAGTGGTTCGCCCGTCTGCGCGCCTGGAGCTTTCTCTTCGGCATCGTCTGGTTCGCCGTCACTGCCAGTTCGCTGTTAGGAGCAGGCCTCGTCTCCTGGCTCTTCCATGTCGCTCACGCCGGAAAATCTCTCAGTATTGGCTGGATCGGGACCACGCTGTTCAGCGTCATTGCAGGCAAAAGTTCCTTGATCAGCGGTACATCGAAAGAGGAAAACTCAAAATCCTCCAGGCTGCTGAACGCTCTGGTCCTGATCGGTCCACCCGTCTTTATCGTAGGTCTCGTTCTTGCGCTCTCCTGGGTCACGGAAAAGGCGCTCGCCACCATCCAGTCGCAGATCGGAAACTCTATCCTTCCCCACAGTGACTTTCTGTTCCTGCTCGCTCTTCTTGCGGCGACGGCGCTGCTCTTCGGCTGGCGCATCGATATCAATGAGTTCTCTCTTCATGCTTTCTACCGCGATCGCATCGCCCGCTGCTACGCGGGGGCGAGCAATCCCGACCGGCGGCCCAATCGCTTTACCGGCTTTGCCGCCAGCGATAAGCGCCTTCGCCTGATCGACCTTCTTCCTTCGCGCTTCAACCATGAAAGCCAGAAGGACCTCTGGGCCAACGACTGCGGACCGGATGCGTGCTCAACAGAACCCCAGCCGCCCACCTACCAGGGGCCGTTCCCCATCTTCTGTACCACCCTCAATCTCTCCTTCGGGCAGGACCTCGCCTACCAGGAGCGCAAGGGCGCTTGCTTTGCTTTTACACCGCTCTACTGTGGGTATGACGTTGGCTGGACCGAGGCTGATACCAATCGCGTGCAGTTCAACGGATATACGCCCACACGCAGCTTCGCCTATGACGACGGCGGTCCGCACATGGCCACGGCTGTGGCAACTTCAGGCGCTGCCATGAGCCCCAACTGGGGATTTCATACCAGCCCCACGATGGCCTTTCTCCTAACCATCTTCAACGTCCGGCTGGGCCTCTGGATTCGCAACCCCCGACATAAGCGCTTTCGCCTGCGCGGCCGGTACAGCAATCCCTCTTCGCCTTGGTTTGGGCTCTTCTATCTGCTGGCCGAGCTCTTCGGAATGGTCAACGACGAGGCCGCCTTCGTCTACCTCACTGACGGAGGGCACTTCGAGAACATGGGACTCTATGAACTCGTCCGCCGCCATTGCGCCACCATTGTCATCTGCGATGCGGAGCAGGACGGAGATCTCACCTTCCAGGGAATCGGTATGGCCATCCGCAAGTGCCGTATCGATCATGGCGCCGAAATCTCTCTGGATCTAACGCAACTCGAGCCTGCCGGGACCCCTCCAGCCAGCCCCTACTGCTGCATCCCCGGAACGATCCGATACTCCAACGGCACCGTCGGCCAGGTCCTCTACATCAAGTCGGTGTTTACACGCGATCTTCCCGCCGACCTGGTCAACTTCCGTCGGGAGAATCCAACCTTCCCCAACACCAGCACTGTCGACCAGTGGTTCAGCGAGTCTCAGTTCGAAAGCTACCGCCGCCTCGGACAGCAGTACGCTAGCTCCGATCGCGTCCATACCTGGCTCGACCGTTACCTCCCGGAACGTCCGGTATAAGAAACTTCCGCGACCTGAATTGACGATAGGTCTGCTAAACCTTGGACGCCGTTTAGAAAGTGTCATCCTGAGCGAAATTTGGCGCGCAGGAGCGCGACCTAAACGGAGTCGAAGAGCCTGCCTTGGAAGGGATCTGTGTTCGTTCTTATTCGTCATTCTGAGCGTGGCGAAGAATCTTTGTACCAAGAAGCTGCTCGGAATCGGCACTAACCTCTATCTGCAACAAAAGTGTTAGACTCTCCGGCTGTTTTTGCGCTCGCTCCCCCTTCCTCATCTACGCTTGTTATCGAGCGATTCCACGACTTCCACAGCAGAATCACCGATTTCCACGCCCCTCGGTGATTTACCCTCTTGTAAAGAGCGGTATTCCCGCAGACAACACAAGATGTTGTGCTTTATACTTGACATACCCTATAGGCGGCGTTACTTTCACGACTGCAAGTAAAACGTGAGATCTCGTTGAGGCCACGCCAAATGAGTTCCGCCTGACTTCAGCCCGTTGCTTCTAAGGTTTGCGCCAGTTCGTTGACGCGCCATCGTCCCAACGCCCTGAAGCCCCCAAAAGACCCGCCTCGCCTCATTTTATGAGCCCGAGGCCAAGCACAAACCGGAGACGACAGTCGCTCCGGGCATCCAATTTAAAAGAAGGAGCCAGCTCCCCCAATGGCAACGATCTCGAAGAAGACGACCCCTGCTGCCGCCGTAGAACAAACCACGACACCCACTTCCACTGCTGCCACGAAACGAGCCCCCGGCCTCGCCTTTTCGCGTCACTTCACGCGCGCCGGAGTTTCGCCCTTCGATGAGGTCACCTGGGAGCTGCGCGATGCCGTTATTCAGGACTTCAAGGGTCGCACCATCTTCGAGCAGAAGAACGTTGAGGTTCCCTCCGACTGGTCGATGACCGCGACAAACATCGTCGCCTCCAAGTATCTCCATGGCCAGCTTGGAACTCCCGAGCGCGAGACTGGCGTGCGCCAGCTCGTCACACGCGTCGCCGAGTCCATTCGCGATTGGGGCCTCGAGGGCGGTTACTTCGCCTCTGCCGAGGACGCGACTGTCTTCTTCGACGAGCTTAGCCATCTGCTTTTAAACCAGAAGGTCGCCTTCAATTCGCCTGTGTGGTTCAACGTCGGCTGCGATCGTCTCGAGCCCAACTCCGACGCACAGAACTGGCACTGGAACCCACACACCTGCGCGATCGAGTTTTCCGTCACCGGCTACAAGAAGCCGCAGTGCTCTGCCTGCTTTATCAATTCGGTGAATGACTCGCTCGACTCCATCCTCACCCTGGCCAAGACCGAGGGCATGCTCTTCAAGTGGGGATCGGGCACTGGCTCCAACCTCTCCAGCATCCGCGGTTCCATGGAGACTCTCTCTGGGGGCGGAGTCGCCAGCGGTCCGCTCTCCTTCATGCGCGGCTTCGACGCCTTCGCCGGCGTCATCAAGTCCGGCGGCAAGACTCGTCGTGCCGCCAAGATGGTCATCCTCAACGTCGACCATCCCGACATCATCGACTTCATCGAGTGCAAACAGAAGGAAGAGGCCAAGGCCTACACGCTCGTTCAGGCGGGCTATGATGGCTCCGGTCCTGACTCCGAGGCCTACAGTTCCATCTTCTTCCAGAACGCCAACAACTCCGTCCGCGTAACCGACGAGTTCATGCAGGCCGTCGAGGCAGATGCCACCTTCTCCACCCGCACCGTCAAAGGCCGTACGCCCGTGCAGGAGTACCGCGCCCGCGACATCATGAACAAGATCGCCGAGGCCACCTGGCAGTGCGGTGATCCCGGAATGCAGTACGACACCACGATCAATCGCTGGCACACCAGCAAAAATACTGGCCGCATCAACGCGTCCAATCCCTGCTCCGAGTACATGTTCCTCGACGACTCGGCTTGCAACCTTGCATCCTTCAATCTCCTGAAGTTCCTCACTCCGGGAGGCCAGTTCGATATCGTCGCTTATCGCAAGGCAATCGGCATCGTCACCACGGCGATGGAAATCATCGTCGACTCTGCCGGTTACCCCACTGAATCCATCGCGAAGAACTCGCACGACTACCGCCCGCTCGGCCTCGGCTACGCCAATCTCGGCGCGTTGCTGATGGCCTTCGGTCTGCCTTACGATTCCGACGCCGGACGCG
This portion of the Edaphobacter sp. 4G125 genome encodes:
- a CDS encoding HNH endonuclease yields the protein MIPSRTLPGGRTRRSDLPVGPSGLPLCRWCELEIVAKRRRTFCSDYCVHQWRLRTDPGYLRDQVFARDRGHCATCGIDTMAAYAALKRARGVAREAGLRLYGMKTISSRRSLWDADHIVPVAEGGGQCDLDNLRTLCLLCHREATAQLRVRLQQKKSKVTNSSPAD
- a CDS encoding Dabb family protein, which encodes MVIHTFLFRWKPNVTSSQKQRVLEEIQALQRQIPGLLEVYVGHNFSPRSQGYAFGGVMKFADRTTFDAYNDHPAHQKLLSWLMPLIEPVEVDFEI
- a CDS encoding TspO/MBR family protein; the encoded protein is MASSPESPFDPVFQEAELRDGAAKAYCDRLAQQIKVHHTALAPHTAKSAFAQSWAEAFPHAVPELESAAQEHIATLLHTTPRAQARMATLIEYPPAKWLLEQELAAKGHWPPVDPAKDAYAVADQLGLAGICFSGGGIRSATFNLGILQGLAAAGRLKSFDYLSTVSGGGYIHQFLASWIACENIEKVQQQLQPLPGPPATRDFWPEPLRWLRRYSNYLTPRTGLFTADTWVAFAIWARNTFLNQIVLISSILLVLLLPHFYLSSRGRVAHFLLDHGIVTAAIVFGGFLFASCVIFFTQLKHPSSDHCHPVEEAGFGQGGVLGLVFAPILLSILVLCPYLYRSSFWAGNRLPETTPHSTSEVRHWNRVHRVIGTVAWPENTGIVPPSTRVYISHLHRLAQREAKPTQNPAATKPSIPPPGEPDAMANIHAWQSAYSFHWWRPFTGFDEDTSTSWVFTALLAGIALLVFSAMRAIPKNWRRLIVLLGMAGAVGCGYVLIHLSRLAIFIVSFFLPLEHVTRTAIPLLPWLGLTIVFVSIEIAGGLVGNLVDGSVREWFARLRAWSFLFGIVWFAVTASSLLGAGLVSWLFHVAHAGKSLSIGWIGTTLFSVIAGKSSLISGTSKEENSKSSRLLNALVLIGPPVFIVGLVLALSWVTEKALATIQSQIGNSILPHSDFLFLLALLAATALLFGWRIDINEFSLHAFYRDRIARCYAGASNPDRRPNRFTGFAASDKRLRLIDLLPSRFNHESQKDLWANDCGPDACSTEPQPPTYQGPFPIFCTTLNLSFGQDLAYQERKGACFAFTPLYCGYDVGWTEADTNRVQFNGYTPTRSFAYDDGGPHMATAVATSGAAMSPNWGFHTSPTMAFLLTIFNVRLGLWIRNPRHKRFRLRGRYSNPSSPWFGLFYLLAELFGMVNDEAAFVYLTDGGHFENMGLYELVRRHCATIVICDAEQDGDLTFQGIGMAIRKCRIDHGAEISLDLTQLEPAGTPPASPYCCIPGTIRYSNGTVGQVLYIKSVFTRDLPADLVNFRRENPTFPNTSTVDQWFSESQFESYRRLGQQYASSDRVHTWLDRYLPERPV
- a CDS encoding thioredoxin family protein, with the protein product MARTQSTMVELGTVAPPFELTDVVTGKAVGRDDVAAERKGLLVMFICVHCPYVKHVEEGLARIGKDYEGKIGIVAISSNDVTAYPEDSPEEMKKQAERLGFRFPYLYDETQEVAREYDAACTPDLFLFDGEMKLVYRGQLDDSRPRRGDFGNDIPVTGKDLRAAIDAVIADKRPDPNQRFAVGCNIKWKQ